Proteins from a single region of Oryza brachyantha chromosome 6, ObraRS2, whole genome shotgun sequence:
- the LOC102711077 gene encoding late embryogenesis abundant protein D-34-like yields the protein MAQAQPPRMGDQLHAQSQEQGQTEAIKYGHVFAVTGELADQPIAPRDAAAMRSAEDSVPGVLVQQEIGGGYSAGVAMETAAAYNQAVGAVRPGQASDAATNQGIAVTQTAVPGGRIITEFVAGQVVGQYSVADQPVEQDASKITVGEALEATALAADNRPVDRTDVEAIRAAEMMAQESDVTMPGGLTDQAQAAARANAVAERDDDKITVGELLTDATAKLAGDKVAGMEDAARVAQAEKYNDAAARTRAGGVAAAVATAARLNQADDDDDLE from the exons ATGGCGCAGGCCCAGCCGCCGAGAATGGGCGACCAGCTCCACGCCCAGTCCCAGGAACAGGGCCAGACGGAGGCCATCAAGTACGGACACGTGTTCGCCGTCACGGGCGAGCTCGCCGACCAGCCCATCGCGCCacgggacgccgccgccatgcgctCCGCGGAGGACAGCGTGCCTGGCGTTCTCGTCCAGCAGGAGATCGGTGGGGGCTACAGCGCCGGGGTCGCCATGGAGACGGCCGCGGCGTACAACCAGGCTGTCGGCGCCGTCCGTCCCGGGCAGGCCAGCGACGCCGCGACCAACCAGGGCATCGCCGTCACCCAGACCGCCGTGCCCGGCGGCCGCATCATCACCGAGTTCGTCGCAGGCCAG GTGGTGGGGCAGTACTCCGTCGCCGACCAGCCGGTAGAGCAGGACGCGAGCAAGATAACCGTCGGCGAGGCgctggaggcgacggcgctggcggcggacAACCGGCCGGTGGACAGGACGGACGTGGAGGCCATCCGCGCGGCGGAGATGATGGCGCAGGAGTCGGACGTCACCATGCCCGGCGGCCTCACCGACcaggcgcaggcggcggcgcgcgccaaTGCCGTGGCCgagcgcgacgacgacaagaTCACCGTGGGCGAGCTCCTCACG GACGCGACGGCGAAGCTGGCGGGTGACAAGGTGGCGGGGATGGAGGacgcggcgagggtggcgcaGGCGGAGAAGTACAACGATGCCGCAGCGCGCACCAGGGCCGGCGGggtggccgccgcggtggccacggcggcgaggctcaaccaggccgacgacgacgacgacctcgaATGA
- the LOC102711358 gene encoding non-specific lipid transfer protein GPI-anchored 31-like, giving the protein MINMITFPVKLPQRHRFRGRLRAAAALLHLLALGAATARAHAIPTSCCGMFEGLDMVPCLQDAAGGNISGACCSSLNQALDAGRRCLCSLLLSSSGGGVRVLAGLAAALPALPLALPLPGCLLYAPPLASCQVPVQEQTDAAPAAAAEAATASVTTVDSPPPQAAVMSPSTKSKKRSADGKAAADNGDGGAEEHTSRSDAHRRDRRTNAGEGIRTNFPTVVVAMAAFWFNYMIN; this is encoded by the exons ATGATTAACATGATTACATTTCCAGTGAAGCTACCGCAGCGTCATCGCTTCCGCGGCAGATTGCGCGCAGCCGCTGCTCTCCTCCACCTGCTAGCTCTTGGTGCGGCAACGGCGAGGGCGCACGCGATTCCGACGTCGTGCTGCGGCATGTTCGAGGGGCTGGACATGGTGCCGTGCCTGCAGGACGCCGCTGGCGGGAACATCAGCGGCGCCTGCTGCTCGTCGCTGAACCAGGCGCTCGACGCCGGCCGGCGCTGCCTGTGCTCGCTGCTGCTGTcgtcgagcggcggcggcgtccgcgtGCTGGCCGGTCTCGCCGCGGCGCTCCCCGCGCTCCCGCTGGCGCTGCCGCTACCCGGATGCCTCCTCTATGCGCCGCCTCTCGCGTCTTGCCAAG TGCCGGTGCAGGAGCAGACGGatgcggcaccggcggcggcagcagagGCGGCCACGGCGAGCGTGACCACCGTGGATTCACCACCACCTCAGGCCGCCGTGATGTCGCCATccacaaagtcaaagaagagAAGCGCCGACGGGAAGGCGGCTGCTGACAATGGCGATGGCGGGGCAGAGGAGCACACCAGCCGCAGCGACGCACACCGGCGTGACCGGCGTACCAACGCCGGTGAGGGGATCAGAACAAACTTCCCGACGGTTGTGGTGGCCATGGCTGCATTTTGGTTCAATTACATGATCAATTAA